In Streptomyces ambofaciens ATCC 23877, a single genomic region encodes these proteins:
- the recO gene encoding DNA repair protein RecO, with protein MSLFRDDGIVLRTQKLGEADRIITLLTRGHGRVRAVARGVRRTKSKFGARLEPFSHVDVQFFSKGSELVGRGLPLCTQSETIAPYGGGIVTDYGRYTAGTAMLETAERFTDHEGEPAVQQYLLLVGALRTLARGEHAPNLVLDAFLLRSLAVNGYAPTFGDCAKCGMPGPNRFFSVGSGGSVCADCRVPGSVVPSPQALELLGALLTGDWGTADACESRYVREGSGLVSAYLHWHLERGLRSLRYVEKS; from the coding sequence ATGAGTCTGTTCCGCGACGACGGCATCGTGCTGCGCACCCAGAAGCTGGGTGAGGCGGACCGGATCATCACCTTGCTCACGCGCGGTCACGGACGCGTACGCGCCGTGGCGCGCGGGGTGCGGCGGACGAAGTCGAAGTTCGGGGCGCGGCTGGAGCCCTTCTCGCACGTGGACGTGCAGTTCTTCTCCAAGGGCAGCGAGCTGGTCGGGCGCGGGCTGCCGCTGTGCACGCAGAGCGAGACCATCGCGCCGTACGGCGGCGGGATCGTCACCGACTACGGGCGGTACACCGCCGGGACGGCCATGCTGGAGACGGCCGAGCGGTTCACGGACCACGAGGGGGAGCCGGCGGTGCAGCAGTACCTGCTGCTGGTCGGCGCGCTGCGGACCCTCGCCCGGGGCGAGCACGCGCCGAACCTCGTGCTGGACGCCTTCCTGCTGCGCTCCCTCGCGGTGAACGGGTACGCCCCGACCTTCGGGGACTGCGCGAAGTGCGGCATGCCCGGTCCGAACCGGTTCTTCTCGGTCGGCTCGGGCGGCTCCGTCTGCGCCGACTGCCGGGTGCCCGGCAGCGTCGTACCCTCGCCGCAGGCCCTGGAACTGCTCGGGGCGCTGCTCACGGGAGACTGGGGGACCGCGGACGCGTGCGAGTCGCGGTACGTCCGGGAGGGCAGCGGGCTGGTGTCCGCGTACCTGCACTGGCACCTGGAGCGCGGCCTGCGCTCCCTGCGGTACGTCGAGAAGTCCTAG
- a CDS encoding response regulator transcription factor produces the protein MTIRVLLADDQNLVRAAFALLVASAPDMEVVGEAGTGRQAVERARAERADLVVMDIRMPDLDGIEATRLIAADEDLAGVKVLVLTTYDTDDNIVEALRAGASGFLVKDTRPAELLDAIRTVTAGDALLSPGPTARLIERFLRSPATPAVGAGGPGCLSDRERQVLTLVARGLNNTEIADTLGLSPLTAKTHVSRIMGKLGARDRAQLVIVGYESGLVTPGAG, from the coding sequence ATGACCATACGCGTGCTGCTCGCGGACGACCAGAACCTCGTCCGGGCCGCGTTCGCCCTGCTCGTGGCGTCGGCCCCCGACATGGAGGTCGTCGGCGAGGCGGGCACCGGCCGCCAGGCCGTGGAACGGGCCCGCGCCGAACGCGCCGACCTCGTCGTCATGGACATCCGGATGCCCGACCTGGACGGCATCGAGGCGACCCGGCTGATCGCGGCCGACGAGGACCTCGCGGGCGTGAAGGTGCTGGTCCTCACCACCTACGACACCGACGACAACATCGTGGAGGCGCTCCGCGCGGGCGCCTCCGGTTTCCTGGTGAAGGACACGCGGCCCGCCGAACTCCTCGACGCCATCCGCACGGTGACCGCCGGCGACGCGCTCCTGTCGCCCGGCCCGACGGCCCGGCTGATCGAGCGGTTCCTGCGCAGCCCGGCCACACCGGCGGTGGGTGCCGGCGGTCCCGGCTGCCTGTCGGACCGCGAGCGCCAGGTGCTCACCCTGGTCGCGCGCGGCCTCAACAACACCGAGATCGCCGACACCCTGGGCCTGAGCCCGCTCACCGCCAAGACCCACGTCAGCCGCATCATGGGGAAACTGGGGGCGCGGGACCGGGCGCAACTGGTCATCGTGGGTTACGAGTCGGGGCTGGTGACGCCGGGGGCCGGCTAG
- a CDS encoding alpha/beta hydrolase, translating into MTQRTRTIRNAALVGVSTALLGITAPVTASAAPERGSSESLAWGACEGAGLDPRQQCATLRVPMDHADPDSPRIDIAVSRIPSEKPAARRGVLLLIAGGPGGSSLNDPSGKGQKLPQDVRDTYDLVGFAPRGLAPSTSVDCGLDHGDLATSRLRPWPTPDGSVDANMATARRMAEACARNGGELIRHLSTANEARDIDRLRAALGERRISAWGTSYGTYVGAVYAQKFPHRTDRFVLDSVDDPDPARVNRAWLAAHEQGVEDTFPHFAAWASEPGNPDRLARTAAEVRPMFLRLAARLDREPLPWPGANPAELNGNVLRQTMLDSLYSPGRYPTLARLMRAAQEGTVPPAPQAPPEAVLQNVTAVGAGTLCNDVAWPTSRAVYEKGVAESRAKYPLTAGMPRNAMLCAAWPYPPREAPVRITDEGPSNVLLVSNERDVATPLAGALRMREALGRRAVLVTVDSTGHNPYLANGNACGDRTASRFLATGQRPGADVRCD; encoded by the coding sequence ATGACGCAGCGCACCCGCACCATCCGCAACGCCGCCCTCGTCGGCGTGTCCACCGCCCTCCTCGGCATCACCGCACCCGTCACCGCCTCCGCGGCCCCGGAGCGGGGCTCGTCCGAGTCCCTCGCCTGGGGCGCCTGCGAGGGCGCCGGACTCGATCCCCGTCAGCAGTGCGCCACCCTGCGGGTCCCGATGGACCACGCCGACCCGGACAGCCCTCGCATCGACATCGCCGTCTCGCGCATCCCGAGCGAGAAGCCGGCCGCCCGGCGCGGAGTGCTCCTGCTCATCGCCGGCGGACCGGGCGGCTCCAGCCTCAACGACCCGTCGGGAAAGGGGCAGAAGCTGCCCCAGGACGTCCGTGACACCTACGACCTCGTCGGGTTCGCGCCGCGCGGGCTCGCCCCGTCCACGTCCGTCGACTGCGGCCTGGACCACGGCGACCTCGCCACCTCCAGGCTCCGCCCGTGGCCGACCCCCGACGGCTCGGTGGACGCGAACATGGCCACCGCCCGCCGCATGGCCGAAGCCTGCGCCCGCAACGGCGGCGAGCTGATCAGACACCTGAGCACCGCCAACGAGGCCCGCGACATCGACCGCCTCCGGGCCGCGCTCGGCGAGCGGAGGATCTCCGCGTGGGGGACGTCGTACGGTACGTACGTGGGGGCGGTGTACGCGCAGAAGTTCCCGCACCGCACCGACCGCTTCGTGCTCGACAGCGTCGACGACCCCGACCCGGCCCGCGTCAACCGCGCCTGGCTGGCCGCGCACGAGCAGGGCGTCGAGGACACCTTCCCGCACTTCGCGGCCTGGGCGTCCGAGCCGGGCAACCCCGACCGTCTGGCCCGCACGGCGGCGGAGGTGCGCCCGATGTTCCTGCGGCTCGCCGCCCGGCTGGACCGCGAGCCCCTCCCCTGGCCGGGAGCCAATCCGGCGGAGCTGAACGGCAACGTGCTGCGCCAGACCATGCTGGACAGCCTCTACTCCCCCGGCCGCTACCCGACGCTCGCCCGGCTGATGCGGGCCGCTCAGGAGGGCACCGTGCCGCCCGCACCCCAGGCACCGCCCGAGGCCGTGCTCCAGAACGTCACCGCCGTGGGCGCCGGGACGCTGTGCAACGACGTGGCCTGGCCCACGTCGCGGGCCGTGTACGAGAAGGGCGTCGCCGAGAGCCGCGCCAAGTACCCGCTCACGGCCGGGATGCCCCGCAACGCCATGCTGTGCGCCGCCTGGCCGTACCCGCCGCGTGAGGCCCCGGTGCGGATCACCGACGAGGGCCCGTCCAACGTCCTGCTCGTCTCGAACGAGCGGGACGTCGCCACCCCGCTCGCCGGCGCCCTGAGGATGCGGGAGGCGCTCGGCCGGCGCGCGGTCCTGGTCACCGTGGACTCCACCGGCCACAACCCCTACCTCGCCAACGGCAACGCCTGCGGCGACCGGACGGCCTCCCGCTTCCTGGCGACCGGGCAGCGGCCCGGCGCGGACGTCCGCTGCGACTAG
- a CDS encoding cupin domain-containing protein: MSYPEPRYLGEKGEINAVFRGADTPPDIVAPSGTATHYLASHASTGGEFGLYKVDMGPRAPGARTHFHRSISESFYVLSGEIQLYDGERWVTGRQGDFLYVPVGGLHAFKNDSDDPVSMLMLFSPGAPREEYFERVAEFARRGGEELREFQVKHDSFFL, from the coding sequence ATGTCGTACCCGGAGCCGCGCTACCTCGGCGAGAAGGGCGAGATCAACGCCGTGTTCAGGGGTGCCGACACCCCGCCCGACATCGTGGCCCCCAGTGGCACGGCCACCCACTACCTCGCGAGCCACGCCTCCACCGGCGGGGAGTTCGGGTTGTACAAGGTGGACATGGGGCCCAGGGCGCCGGGCGCCAGGACGCACTTCCACCGAAGCATCTCGGAGTCCTTCTACGTCCTGTCGGGCGAGATCCAGCTGTACGACGGCGAGCGCTGGGTCACCGGCCGGCAGGGCGACTTCCTGTACGTGCCGGTCGGCGGACTGCACGCGTTCAAGAACGACAGCGACGACCCCGTGTCCATGCTCATGCTGTTCTCCCCGGGCGCCCCGCGCGAGGAGTACTTCGAGCGCGTCGCCGAGTTCGCGCGGCGCGGCGGTGAGGAACTGAGGGAGTTCCAGGTGAAGCACGACAGCTTCTTCCTGTGA